A stretch of DNA from Bacillota bacterium:
ATCGGCAGCCCTAAAGCTAACAAAGGCACGGCTAGGGCAATGGTGGTGGCACTCTTTAACGTGCCTTGAATTGCCACCGCTCCCAGGACAAAGCCCAGCAGCATGGAGCCTGTGTCCCCCATGAAAATATGGGCTGGATAAAAATTATAGGGTAAAAATCCCAAGGCGGCCCCGGCAATAGCAGCGGTAATAATGGTAACGTAGTACTGCCCTTCTTGCCAAGCCACCAGCATCAGCGTCACCGACGCTATTCCCCCGACGCCGGCAGCCAAGCCATCCAGACCATCAATTAGATTCATGGTGTTAGTAATGCCTACCAGCCAAAAAATAGTCAGGGGTACTCCCCAATAACCAATGTAGCTCATGCCGGGAAAAGGACCGTGAGCCCAGGGATTAGAAATCCAATCCACCACATTGCCCATGGCTACAAACACCGTCGCAGCCAAAATCTGTCCGGCCAGCTTCAACTTGGCCGGGAGCTCAAAGTAGTCGTCGGCTACGCCGACGATAACAATAATCAGCGCCCCACACCAGAGCTCCAGTAAGTGCTCCCAGTCCGGGGTATGTGATACGAACGCCGCCACGGCTATCGCCACCGTAAACCCGGCAAAAATAGCCAGCCCGCCCAACCTTGGCGTCGGCGTATCGTGGATATGCCTGCTGCCCGGTTTAGCATCCGGCCGATCAATGGCACCGGTCCGCACGGCTAAACGCCACACGGCCGGAGTCAGCAAATATGCAATTACGGCTGCCAAGGCAAAACTTATCCCTGCTGCCAGCATAAAAACACCTCTATCTATTGTACCAGCTTCTCTTAATTCTACCTGTCCGGTCTCTGGCTTGTCAATTATTAACTTGGCAGCTGTCGCGGTGAAAGGTAGCCTTTGGCCTCCAATTTAGCTACATGATCGCGCAAGGCCTCATCTAGATCAACTCCGTGCTGTTCTTCCAACACAAACATCATCGACACTGTGGTTTGGGCTACATCCAACAGCTCTCGCGCTATCACTTGCATCGCCTGCTCTTCCGACAAGGTTATCCGCTCTCCATTGAGGCCGCGGAACTTACCCACTGCCTGGGCCAGTTCTCCGGCTTCTTCCAGCAGCTTAACCAGTGTCGACTCTAATGTAGGGTTAAGTCGATCCAGTTTCGGCAGCAGGATCCCTTTTTCCTGCACCGGTATCTCCTCCCAATCGAACAACTTTTACGCCGGCCTCAGCCAAAATGGCTTTGGCCAACTTATCCGGGTAACTCCCCAGGTAAACCACCCGCCTGATCCCGGCATTGACTATCATCTTGGCACAAACAGAACACGGGTAGTCGGTGGAATACAAGGTCCCATCCCGGATACTCACTCCATGTACCGCCGCTTGAATAATGGCATTTTGCTCGGCATGAAGCCCGCGACACAGTTCATGGCGCTCACCGGCCGGAATTCCCAGCCGCTCCCGCTCACAACCCACATCCTTACAGTGAGCTGTTCCCGCCGGCGCTCCGTTGTACCCGGTGGTTAGAACCCGCCGCTCCTTAACCACTATGGCTCCTACTCGCCGCCGCAGGCATGTTGATCTACCGGCCACCACCACCGCGATCTGCATGAAATAAGTATCCCAATCAGGTCGCATATCATCTCTAACGGGTTCCATACAAGCGATCCCCTGCGTCCCCTAAGCCGG
This window harbors:
- a CDS encoding undecaprenyl/decaprenyl-phosphate alpha-N-acetylglucosaminyl 1-phosphate transferase; this encodes MLAAGISFALAAVIAYLLTPAVWRLAVRTGAIDRPDAKPGSRHIHDTPTPRLGGLAIFAGFTVAIAVAAFVSHTPDWEHLLELWCGALIIVIVGVADDYFELPAKLKLAGQILAATVFVAMGNVVDWISNPWAHGPFPGMSYIGYWGVPLTIFWLVGITNTMNLIDGLDGLAAGVGGIASVTLMLVAWQEGQYYVTIITAAIAGAALGFLPYNFYPAHIFMGDTGSMLLGFVLGAVAIQGTLKSATTIALAVPLLALGLPILDTSLAIIRRFVHGQSIFQADKGHLHHRLLALGLSQRQAVIILYFVSGCFGLSGVALADVSSRLVAITLLLVGLGLTLAIGRSSGESLITRHNSRDIQG
- a CDS encoding nucleotide pyrophosphohydrolase: MQEKGILLPKLDRLNPTLESTLVKLLEEAGELAQAVGKFRGLNGERITLSEEQAMQVIARELLDVAQTTVSMMFVLEEQHGVDLDEALRDHVAKLEAKGYLSPRQLPS
- a CDS encoding cytidine deaminase, with translation MRPDWDTYFMQIAVVVAGRSTCLRRRVGAIVVKERRVLTTGYNGAPAGTAHCKDVGCERERLGIPAGERHELCRGLHAEQNAIIQAAVHGVSIRDGTLYSTDYPCSVCAKMIVNAGIRRVVYLGSYPDKLAKAILAEAGVKVVRLGGDTGAGKRDPAAETGST